One stretch of Planctomycetia bacterium DNA includes these proteins:
- a CDS encoding hypothetical protein (possible pseudo, internal stop codon) has protein sequence MNRLCWAKIHLERAGLLTRVRRGVFTISDVGRSVLAENPATIDIAFLDRYETYREFRHRRTTDHDGGGQPEPPPETTTETPEAVLERAHETLNDELAAELLDEIADHTPAIFEKVVLDLMRAMGYGGWGDAAGRLTSAGADEGIDGLVHLRQQHGAAAPWRHASNSAPHQSGRQDLNLRCKPVSRR, from the coding sequence GTGAACCGCCTCTGCTGGGCCAAGATCCATCTCGAACGGGCCGGGCTCCTCACCCGTGTCCGCCGCGGCGTGTTCACAATCTCCGATGTCGGTCGATCCGTCCTCGCGGAAAACCCCGCCACGATCGACATCGCCTTCCTCGACCGCTACGAGACCTACCGCGAGTTTCGCCACCGCCGCACGACCGATCACGACGGCGGCGGCCAGCCCGAGCCGCCACCCGAAACGACGACCGAGACCCCCGAGGCCGTCCTCGAACGGGCCCACGAGACGCTCAACGACGAACTCGCCGCCGAGCTGCTCGACGAAATCGCCGACCACACCCCCGCGATCTTCGAGAAGGTCGTGCTCGACCTCATGAGAGCCATGGGCTACGGCGGCTGGGGCGACGCCGCCGGCCGGCTCACCAGCGCCGGGGCCGACGAAGGAATTGACGGCCTGGTCCACCTCAGACAGCAACATGGTGCAGCGGCACCTTGGCGACATGCCTCCAACTCTGCACCACACCAGTCGGGGCGACAGGACTTGAACCTGCGATGTAAGCCAGTTTCACGACGCTGA
- a CDS encoding 2,4-dihydroxyhept-2-ene-1,7-dioic acid aldolase yields the protein MNVPAINALRRRLAAGEPALGFWVTLESPAVVEIAVALGVDWVVIDAEHGQLDWQEIVGHLRAAVRSRMVTLVRIAALDAALVKRALDLGADGVVVPWMETAEQVRQAVSFARYPPQGQRGIGGERATGWGQAVAEHVAEANDHVLVVPLIETRQGAAQAHELAAVDGVELFMFGPSDLSSSFGHRGQWEGPGVAEEILRVKDVIRAAGKQCGIMARGSEDMARRIAQGFGLVALASDVGLVAGGLKAALEVAGRRPAIRADLSVGE from the coding sequence ATGAATGTCCCCGCCATCAACGCGTTGCGTCGCCGCCTTGCCGCCGGTGAGCCGGCGCTTGGGTTCTGGGTGACGCTGGAGAGTCCGGCGGTCGTCGAGATTGCCGTGGCGCTCGGCGTGGACTGGGTGGTGATCGACGCGGAGCATGGGCAGCTCGACTGGCAGGAGATCGTGGGCCATCTCCGGGCGGCGGTGCGGAGCCGCATGGTGACGCTCGTGCGGATCGCGGCGCTTGATGCGGCGCTCGTGAAGCGGGCGCTCGACCTCGGCGCCGACGGCGTGGTGGTGCCGTGGATGGAGACGGCGGAGCAGGTGCGGCAGGCGGTGTCGTTCGCCCGCTATCCGCCGCAGGGGCAGCGGGGCATCGGTGGCGAGCGGGCGACGGGCTGGGGCCAGGCGGTGGCGGAGCACGTCGCCGAGGCGAACGACCACGTGCTGGTGGTGCCGCTGATCGAGACGCGGCAGGGGGCTGCGCAGGCGCACGAACTGGCCGCGGTGGACGGCGTCGAACTGTTCATGTTCGGGCCGTCGGATCTGTCGAGTTCGTTTGGTCATCGTGGCCAGTGGGAGGGGCCTGGCGTGGCGGAGGAGATTCTGCGGGTGAAGGACGTGATTCGCGCCGCGGGCAAGCAGTGCGGGATCATGGCGCGTGGGAGCGAGGACATGGCCCGGCGGATCGCGCAGGGGTTTGGGCTCGTGGCGCTGGCGAGCGACGTGGGTCTCGTGGCCGGGGGGCTGAAGGCGGCGCTCGAGGTGGCGGGCCGCCGGCCGGCGATTCGTGCGGATTTGTCGGTCGGCGAGTGA
- the pyrF gene encoding orotidine 5'-phosphate decarboxylase, producing the protein MHHSTSFSARLVAAIRDRRTPACIGLDPRRESLPPALAAPASADPATVAATFTRFCRDVIDVVAPLVPIVKPQLACFEALGPHGMTALADVIAHAHAKNLLVLADGKRGDIGSTAEAYADGWLAGPWAADALTVNPYLGLDSIEPFVKTATARGAGIFILVKTSNPGSKDFQDLHTDGRTLYEHVAAGVEALAARTAGGDTYGAVGAVVGATWPRQLDELRAAMPHTWILVPGFGKQGGRAADVRGAFHADGLGALVVSARDVIFAHSRPEMNAGLADGQWQTAVDRACRDMIERLAADTPAGSL; encoded by the coding sequence ATGCACCACTCGACCTCCTTCTCCGCGCGGCTCGTCGCCGCCATCCGCGATCGGCGCACGCCCGCCTGCATCGGCCTCGACCCGCGCCGCGAATCGCTCCCCCCGGCCCTCGCCGCACCGGCCTCGGCTGATCCGGCGACCGTCGCCGCGACCTTCACCCGCTTCTGCCGCGACGTGATCGACGTCGTCGCGCCCCTCGTGCCGATCGTCAAGCCGCAGCTCGCCTGCTTCGAGGCCCTCGGGCCCCACGGCATGACCGCCCTCGCCGACGTCATCGCCCACGCCCACGCCAAGAACCTGCTCGTCCTCGCCGACGGCAAGCGCGGCGACATCGGCTCCACCGCCGAGGCCTACGCCGACGGCTGGCTCGCCGGCCCGTGGGCCGCCGACGCCCTGACCGTCAACCCGTACCTCGGCCTCGACTCCATCGAGCCGTTCGTCAAGACCGCCACCGCCCGCGGCGCCGGCATCTTCATCCTCGTGAAGACGTCGAACCCCGGCAGCAAGGACTTTCAGGACCTGCACACCGACGGCCGCACCCTCTACGAGCACGTCGCCGCGGGCGTCGAAGCGCTCGCCGCCCGCACCGCCGGCGGCGACACCTACGGGGCCGTCGGCGCGGTCGTCGGCGCCACCTGGCCGCGACAGCTCGACGAGCTCCGCGCTGCGATGCCGCACACCTGGATCCTCGTCCCCGGCTTCGGCAAGCAGGGTGGCCGGGCTGCCGACGTCCGCGGCGCCTTTCATGCCGACGGCCTCGGCGCCCTCGTCGTCAGCGCCCGCGACGTGATCTTCGCCCATTCACGGCCGGAGATGAACGCCGGCCTCGCGGATGGCCAGTGGCAGACCGCCGTGGACCGGGCCTGCCGCGACATGATCGAGCGGCTCGCCGCCGACACCCCCGCCGGCAGCCTCTGA
- the ppaC gene encoding manganese-dependent inorganic pyrophosphatase, with amino-acid sequence MSTLVFGHRNPDTDAICSALAYADLLRRTTRPDAVACCCGPPNKRTEHVLERAGLAAPRMVMDVRPQVEDVCRRQVVTASFGDSFHEAWLRMKEGDLRAIPVIDADRRVVGVLSVLELMDLFFHDGGDPLRARTVTTSLDKIRTVLGGEFQHAIDPLRHDELLVMVGAMSAEGFTERMEKLPNHRLIVVCGDRPTIQLPAIEHGVRAIVLTGGFRLSSGLADLARLRGVSVIVSPFDTVNTTLRLKSSQFVDPVVETSVVTVPAKAPVAEARALAERSAQPVFPVVGDDGRLVGLAFKSDLISPPRPRLVLVDHNELGQAVAGADEAEIVEVLDHHRLGGGLKSTQPIRFINEPVGSTCTLVARQFRAAGIRPEPGIALCMASGIISDTLHLRSPTTTDTDREILGWLAGLCGVDLEAYARDFFEIGSALRSSKPAEVIREDCKEFSEQGVRFSISQIEETGFDLFWERKEELRTALEEFATRQRLDFSALLVTDVVTNGSLLLLSRESDAWEETNYPRLDRGLYSLKGIVSRKKQLLPLVSQLLAAARA; translated from the coding sequence ATGAGCACCCTCGTCTTCGGGCATCGCAACCCCGACACCGACGCCATCTGCTCGGCCCTCGCCTACGCCGACCTGTTGCGCAGGACCACCCGGCCCGACGCGGTGGCCTGCTGCTGCGGGCCGCCGAACAAGCGGACGGAGCACGTGCTCGAGCGGGCCGGGCTCGCCGCGCCGCGGATGGTGATGGACGTCCGGCCGCAGGTCGAGGACGTCTGCCGGCGGCAGGTGGTGACGGCGTCGTTCGGCGACTCGTTCCACGAGGCCTGGCTGCGGATGAAGGAGGGGGACCTGCGGGCGATCCCGGTGATCGACGCCGACCGGCGGGTCGTGGGCGTGCTCTCCGTGCTCGAGCTCATGGACCTGTTCTTTCACGACGGCGGCGATCCGCTCCGCGCCCGGACGGTGACGACGAGCCTCGACAAGATCCGCACCGTGCTGGGAGGCGAGTTCCAGCACGCCATCGACCCGCTGCGGCATGACGAACTCCTGGTGATGGTCGGGGCGATGAGCGCCGAGGGGTTCACGGAGCGGATGGAAAAACTCCCCAACCACCGGCTGATCGTGGTCTGTGGCGACCGGCCGACGATCCAGCTCCCGGCGATCGAGCATGGCGTGCGGGCGATCGTGCTCACGGGAGGATTCCGGCTCTCCTCGGGGCTCGCCGACCTGGCCCGGCTGCGCGGCGTGTCGGTGATCGTGAGCCCGTTCGACACGGTGAACACGACGCTGCGGCTGAAGTCGTCGCAGTTCGTCGACCCGGTCGTCGAGACGAGCGTCGTCACGGTGCCGGCGAAGGCGCCGGTGGCCGAGGCCCGGGCGCTGGCGGAGCGGTCGGCCCAGCCGGTGTTTCCGGTTGTCGGTGACGACGGCCGGCTGGTCGGGCTGGCCTTCAAGAGCGACCTCATCAGCCCGCCGCGGCCACGGCTCGTGCTCGTGGACCACAACGAGCTCGGGCAGGCGGTGGCCGGGGCCGACGAGGCGGAGATCGTCGAGGTGCTCGACCACCATCGGCTCGGCGGCGGCCTGAAGAGCACGCAGCCGATCCGATTCATCAACGAGCCGGTGGGCTCGACCTGCACGCTGGTGGCCCGGCAGTTCCGCGCGGCGGGGATCCGCCCCGAGCCGGGGATCGCGCTCTGCATGGCGTCGGGAATCATCTCCGACACGCTCCACCTCCGCTCGCCGACGACCACCGACACCGATCGCGAGATCCTCGGCTGGCTCGCGGGCCTGTGCGGCGTCGACCTCGAGGCGTATGCCCGGGATTTTTTCGAGATCGGCTCGGCGCTGCGGTCGAGCAAGCCGGCGGAGGTGATCCGCGAAGACTGCAAGGAGTTCAGCGAGCAGGGGGTGCGGTTCTCGATCTCGCAGATCGAAGAGACGGGCTTCGACCTCTTTTGGGAGCGGAAGGAGGAGCTGCGGACGGCGCTGGAGGAGTTCGCCACCCGGCAGCGGCTCGATTTCTCGGCGCTGCTCGTGACCGACGTCGTCACCAACGGCTCGCTCCTGCTCTTGTCGCGCGAGTCGGACGCCTGGGAGGAGACGAACTATCCGCGGCTCGACCGCGGTCTGTATTCCCTGAAGGGAATCGTGAGCCGCAAGAAGCAGCTCCTGCCGCTGGTCAGCCAGCTGCTGGCGGCGGCGCGGGCCTGA
- the ndk gene encoding nucleoside diphosphate kinase, with product MERTFVMFKPDCLERGLLGRILSRFEEKGLRLVAMKMLRVTPALARQHYAEHVEKPFYPGLEEFITASPVVATIFAGPEVIRVVREMLGATSGLKAAAGTIRGDYSASRQMNLVHASDSPESAAREIGIYFKPDEIQSWDPSLACWLQAPGEV from the coding sequence ATGGAGCGGACGTTCGTGATGTTCAAGCCCGACTGCCTGGAGCGCGGGCTGCTCGGCAGGATCCTGTCGCGGTTCGAGGAGAAGGGGCTGCGGCTGGTGGCGATGAAGATGCTGCGGGTCACGCCCGCCCTCGCCCGCCAGCACTATGCCGAGCATGTCGAGAAGCCGTTCTATCCTGGGCTCGAGGAGTTCATCACGGCGTCTCCCGTGGTGGCGACGATCTTCGCCGGGCCGGAGGTGATCCGCGTCGTTCGCGAGATGCTCGGGGCCACGAGCGGCCTCAAGGCCGCCGCGGGCACGATCCGCGGCGACTACTCGGCGAGCCGGCAGATGAACCTCGTCCACGCCTCCGACTCCCCCGAGTCGGCCGCCCGCGAGATCGGCATCTACTTCAAGCCCGACGAGATCCAGTCCTGGGATCCGTCGCTCGCCTGCTGGCTGCAGGCTCCGGGCGAGGTCTGA